The following proteins are encoded in a genomic region of Oncorhynchus kisutch isolate 150728-3 linkage group LG6, Okis_V2, whole genome shotgun sequence:
- the LOC109893286 gene encoding 1-phosphatidylinositol 4,5-bisphosphate phosphodiesterase delta-3-A — MLGRSKKPPTAVHHEPKAVESQPKTQDPLRKLGVLDDENVRAMMHGSSMVKVRSQKWQKSRSLRLLEDGVTVWCESTKSSRKAKAQQTFSVTEVECVREGCQSEALRRLSGSVPENQCFTVVFRGARKSLDLLCPCEEEARRWVQGIRTLKERVANMTQKEKLDHWIRGYLRRADENDDGKMSYDEVKRLLQMINIDLNEQYARSLFKKADRSCDGRLDHVEIEEFCRDLMRRPELDAVFRHYSGNGCVLSTAELRDFLGDQGEDASLIHAQSLIRTYELNDWAQNNQFMTQNGFTVYMLSQENDVFNPDHARVHQDMTRPLAHYFISSSHNTYLTKDQVTSASSAEPYIRALNQGCRCVELDCWDGDKGEPVIYHGHTLTSKVPFKEVIETIAQYAFKASPYPLILSLENHCTVEQQTVMARHLRTILGKRLLTKPLKDHPLKDLPSPEELRGRILVKGKKDVQHLNQLGKTSSFDTSSDDEASSRNKKDKKDPAKAVSSKLSPELSELVVYCRSVPFRGFQHSAQKPPDELSSFNENDALKHIKDTGKLFVRHNSRQLSRIYPSGQRLQSSNYDPQDMWNGGCSMVALNFQTPGEQMDLNQGRFLPNGRCGYVLKPSFLCSPSSSFNPEITGGGPGHIPTQLTIRILSAQQLPKINTDKPNSIVDPQVWVEIHGVAIDNSRDKTHRIDNNGFNPRWDSTLSFQLQVPELALVRFVVEDHDHKAKNDFVGQYTLPFTSLRTGYRHVHLLKADGSSLSPSTLFIHVKVSGKGVPIKTMSERMALAKSKGKA, encoded by the exons gggTGCTGGATGATGAGAATGTCCGTGCAATGATGCACGGTTCCAGCATGGTGAAGGTACGCTCCCAGAAGTGGCAGAAGAGCCGCAGCCTGCGTCTGCTGGAGGACGGGGTCACTGTGTGGTGTGAGTCCACCAAGAGCTCCCGCAAGGCCAAGGCACAACAGACCT TCTCAGTGACAGAGGTGGAGTGTGTGCGTGAGGGCTGCCAGTCTGAGGCTCTGCGGAGGCTATCCGGGTCGGTACCAGAGAATCAGTGCTTCACGGTGGTGTTCAGAGGAGCCAGGAAGAGTCTGGACCTCCTCTGCCCCTGTGAGGAGGAGGCAAGGCGCTGGGTCCAGGGGATACGCACACTGAAGGAGCGCGTGGCCAACATGACCCAGAAGGAGAAACTGGACCA CTGGATCCGTGGCTACCTGAGACGGGCTGATGAGAACGACGATGGGAAGATGAGTTACGACGAGGTCAAACGCCTGCTGCAGATGATCAACATAGACCTGAATGAACAGTACGCACGCTCGCTATTCAAG AAAGCTGACCGGTCGTGTGACGGCCGTCTGGACCACGTAGAGATCGAGGAGTTCTGCAGGGACCTGATGAGGCGGCCGGAGCTGGACGCGGTATTCAGACACTACTCTGGTAACGGCTGTGTTCTGTCCACCGCTGAGCTGAGAGACTTCCTGGGAGACCAGGGGGAGGACGCGTCACTGATCCACGCTCAGAGCCTCATCCGCACCTACGAGCTCAACGACTGGG CCCAGAACAACCAGTTCATGACCCAGAATGGTTTCACCGTCTACATGCTGTCCCAGGAGAACGATGTGTTTAACCCCGACCACGCCAGGGTGCACCAGGACATGACCAGACCTCTGGCCCACTACTTCATCTCATCCTCACACAACACCTACCTCACCAAGGACCAGGTCACCAGCGCCAGCAGCGCCGAGCCATACATCAG AGCTCTGAACCAGGGCTGTCGATGTGTGGAGCTGGATTGTTGGGACGGGGACAAAGGAGAGCCTGTCATCTACCATGGACACACCCTTACTTCTAAGGTGCCCTTCAAAGAGGTCATCGAGACCATCGCCCAGTATGCCTTCAAG GCCTCCCCGTACCCCCTGATCCTGTCCCTTGAGAACCATTGTACGGTGGAGCAGCAGACAGTCATGGCCAGACACCTGCGCACCATCCTGGGCAAGAGGCTGCTCACCAAACCCCTCAAAGACCACCCTCTGAAGGACCTGCCCTCTCCTGAG GAGCTTAGGGGTCGTATCCTGGTGAAGGGGAAGAAGGATGTTCAGCACCTGAACCAGCTGGGGAAAACCAGCAGCTTTGATACCAGCTCGGACGACGAGGCATCAAGCAGAAACAAAAAGGACAAAAAGGACCCTGCCAAG GCGGTCTCATCTAAGCTGAGCCCAGAGCTGTCTGAACTGGTGGTGTACTGTCGAAGTGTCCCCTTCCGCGGGTTCCAACACTCTGCCCAGAAACCACCCGATGAGCTGTCATCCTTCAATGAGAATGACGCCCTCAAACACATCAAGGACACCG GAAAGCTGTTTGTCAGACACAACAGCAGGCAGCTGAGCCGGATCTACCCCTCCGGGCAGCGCCTCCAATCCTCCAACTACGACCCCCAGGATATGTGGAACGGCGGCTGCTCGATGG tggctCTGAATTTCCAGACTCCAGGGGAGCAGATGGATCTGAACCAGGGCCGTTTCCTGCCTAACGGCCGCTGCGGATACGTCCTCAAGCCCAGCTTCCTGTGCAGCCCCAGCTCCAGCTTCAACCCAGAGATCACAGGAGGTGGGCCAGGACACATCCCAACACAGCTCACCATACGG ATATTATCAGCACAGCAGCTGCCTAAGATCAACACAGACAAGCCCAACTCCATTGTGGACCCGCAGGTGTGGGTGGAAATTCACGGGGTGGCCATTGATAATTCCAGAGACAAAACCCACCGAATCGACAACAATG GTTTTAACCCACGCTGGGACAGCACTTTGAGCTTCCAGCTGCAGGTCCCTGAGCTGGCCCTGGTACGCTTTGTAGTGGAAGACCATGACCACAAAGCCAAGAATGACTTTGTGGGCCAGTACACCTTGCCCTTCACCAGCCTCCGTACAG GTTACCGCCATGTCCACTTGCTGAAGGCAGATGGCTccagcctctctccttccacccttTTCATCCATGTCAAGGTGTCCGGTAAGGGGGTCCCCATCAAGACTATGTCCGAGCGCATGGCCTTGGCTAAGAGCAAGGGCAAAGCATGA